CGCACTCTTAACCCActtcgaaaagaagaaaaatgctgGAGATAGTTTTCCCCTGCTGGTCAAGGAAACACAGTTCCACCATCAGGAGTTTTCGGAAGACGTCTTCGTCCCCGCACAGGAAACCCTCTACTCAGTCTGAGGGAGATTCTGACTCACCAGTCAGCACACCAGCCTTAAGAAACCATGATAGCCCTAGTGCAAGAACCCGCCAGTTGCCAGCATGGTTGAAGTCTCGACGTCGTCTGCGTGGACGCTTCCGCAGCACCACAACAACTGAGCCTTCAGCACAGGATAATGATTACATTGATGATACTCCAGTTGACGTACTAGACGATAATGGATTTAGTGGAGCCGAGTCGACATTAGTGGTTTTCAGCCGTCCACCTCAAAATGAGGTTGGAGAACATTTAATTCCTGAAAATGCAGTCAAAACTCTTGCAGAAGAAGCTGAAGCTCTCAAGAATGAGGAGGTTGAAGAAGCTTTAATAGCTGCTGAGGAGGCTGTTCTAAGTTACGCAGAGGAAGTTGATGCAGAGTCTAATCGTGAAGACGCCATACACAACCTTGAAGAAAACGCGAAAATAACAGAGACTGACGGTGAGGAACCACTGCCAGAACCAGAAGCAGAACCTCATGAACCACAAGCATCATACGAGGACTACAATGCTGAGACGACGGATGTGGCTCCCGAACCGGAACCCGAACCAGAGCACCAAACAGAGTATGTAACTGAGTATAATGAGTACAAGGACGACAAAGAGGACAACCTTGAGACGCTTCACACCCCTGACCAAACCAATAGAaatcccccttcactcccccttaCCCAGCCTGATAGTCATGCTTCCACTCACTCTCCTGCACATGCACAACCTGCTGGTGGTTTTTACCAAAACACCTCAGTAGAAAACCCGACAATAAATTTGGTGGTAGAGCATCCTGTAGAACACATAGTAGATGAAGTAGATGAAGCTGTAGACGATGCGTTAGAAGACAATGATAACCCCATAGCTCTGCTTACAGATACACCCTTCGACGACGTGACTGAGGTACCTGTACAGTACGACACTGAGCCTTCTCTAGAGTATGATTATGAGTCAGTAACAGAACAGGCAAGTAGTTCCCATGAATATAATGAAACAGAAGTTGATGATGAGACCTTTCATGTAGCTgggcaggaagagggggagaaggaggggggagagctagaaagtgaggaggaagaggatgagctAGAAAGTGATGAGGAGAACGAGCTAGtaagtgaggaggatgaggagctagagagcaaggaggaggaggagatgggtgcTAATGGGGCAAAGGCTCATGCTGGAGATGACTCGTACCAGCAATACATGACTGAGCCCCCAGAGGTTCTTTCACTTTTCCCTAACGATTACTTCACTGCTCTCTCCCCAGGCGAATCACAGAACTACGACTACTATGAATACGACCACTACGCTGATGTGGACTACACGGAAGGAGTGGACCAGCGTTTCAGCGGCAGCAACGCGCATGTGATCTTCGCTGTGCCCGTCACTGAGTACATTCCAGAAGACACAACACAGATAAACCTGGATGAGGAAGCCACAGAAGAGGTCATAGAGCAGGCAACAGAATTCTTCCCCACCACGGAGGACTTCGCAGAGGAGGCCGATACCGAGGTCACAACCGAGTACACAGCACCAACAGAGGACGATTCCATGATGAAGGAAACGATGGATGAATTAATATTAGAAAGATCAACAACGCCGTTAGTTGACGAAAATACCACACTAAATCCATTTGAATCTGATTCTGACGCTGTAACCACAGTGCCTACAACCGAATTGGGTACACTCGACCTTGGGACTACCACGACATCCCGACCTGCCTCCTTACGGCCCCTCCACACCCGTCTCCAAGAAGTGGCCAAGAAAGCTGTGCACCCGACCGACAAGAAGGACACCCGGTCACCCAAAATCCTGAGCGAATCCACCATCCGAGAGGTGCACGCCTCAGACCCAGTCATCTGTTTCCGCGACAACCGCTGCTTCAGGACCAGGGGGCTCAGGCGACGGCGAGCTGCACGCCGCTCAGCCTCAGGTCCTGCTCTACCGCTCAGCCCCTGAGAACCTGAGACCAAGGGCTCAGCGCTCACTCAGACCTCAATAAGTCCCGTGTTTCATGCCATCTTTTGAACCCAGTATTTTTAAGACGATGATAAGCCAAAATCAAGTTATCTTTAAGATTAGGAGACAGGTAGCCGTAACAATCTTGTACATATACAGTATCAGTATAGTTTATTTGCACATCATCCCTTTAATGTATGCGCGAGTAACATTCTAgttgtacattttataatacagatatgtgtgtacttgcatatgtgtgtgtgttgtgtgtgtttgttttgcgtgtgtgtgtgtgtgtgtgtgtgtatgtgtgtgtgtgtgtttgtgcgtgtgcgtgtgcgtgtgtgtgtgtgtgtgtgtgtgtgtgtgtgtgtgtgtgtgtgtgtgtgtgtgtgtgtgtgtgtgtgtgtgtgtgtgtgtgtgtgtgtgtgaatatatatatatatatatatatattatatatatatatatatatatatatatatatatatatatatatgtatacattcacatgtatatgtatgcacaggaACAGACAGCAtatattgtgagagagagagagagagtgttaacaTTTTGATTCCCACTTCTTCCTTCACTCTCGCGGTCTCTTGAGGACCCTCCGATTTGTCGCCTTAAAGTTTGAAATCGCTCAAGCGGCAGCAGCCGAAGGACAGCGCATAGGCActttcctttattccctctcGTTAGGATACCAGTATTATCAGCCCCAATTATCTCATTAAGGAAAACTCGTTTCCCTCCAAACAACACTCTAGAACCCGGAATGCGTGCCCTCCCTCCCCACGTGTCCTTCGCTGGGCCCTGATTATCGGCTGAGGACCTTCCCTCCTTCGTGTAATTTATTCTGGCGCGCCGGGAGAGCCAGCGGGCCTGGCCTCCCCGCGCCGCCGCTCTGACCCTGTTCAGGACCCACTTAGTCACTCTGTTAAGGATTCACtaatattatgtttgttatttaagttgtattttatatgattgcaaataaaatatctcttttttcaatgtttttgaaTTTGGCCTCCAGATACTAATTGTGCatgttatataaagaaaaaacaaaaNNNNNNNNNNNNNNNNNNNNNNNNNNNNNNNNNNNNNNNNNNNNNNNNNNNNNNNNNNNNNNNNNNNNNNNNNNNNNNNNNNNNNNNNNNNNNNNNNNNNTCTctgaatgaaaatataattctctctctctctctctttatctctctctctctctctctctctctctctctctctcttctctctctctctctctctctctctctctctctctttatctctctctctctctctctctctctctttatctctctctctctctctctctcccaccctctctctctccctctttttctttcgcaACTGTtatttgtgagtgtttttgttgttgctgttgtatagAAGCTACTAGTAGTTGTTTTTCGATTGAAAGACCCACGCATGAtgcaaagtttaaaagaaaaaaaactttgcagCCGCTGTCATTTTTAGCACTGCAtcagtcatatgtgtgtgtgtgtgtgtgtgtacatacatacatacatatatatatatatatatatatatatatatatatatatatatatatatatatatatacacatacatacactgtacacttatagacatacacacacacgcacacatacatacatacatacatacatacatacatacatacatacatacatacacatatacatatatatatatgtatatatatatatatatatatatatatatatatatatatatataatatatatatattatatatatatatatatatatatatatatatatatatatatacactgtacatgcacacacacacacacacacacacacacacacacacacacacaccacacacacacacacacacacacacacacacacacatatatatatatatcatatatatataatatatataatatatatattatatatatatattatacatataatatatatatatatatatatatatatatatatatatatatatatatatatatatatatataaacacataaggagagagaaaaggagaagggagagggagaggaagtgggcggAGAATTAGTAGAAAATGGAGGTcttggaggggaaggaaaaaagaggaagggggaagagagagaagagcgaggaaaacggagggagagggggaggacagagagggagagaaagagtaaagagggaggaaggagaaggagaagacgtaGGAGGAAatagagggtggagagagggagcgacgaaggggagagagaagtgtgagaaagaggaggtagaggcagaagatggaggaagaacgagaggaatggtgaagaaggaagaggggaagacggaagaagagtaagaggagaaagatttagaggaagggagggagaaaaagaggaagaaaagaggaaggaagaagggtggggtagggaaaggaggatgagaggggggggaggaaagggaggaaaaagaggacgaaaaaaagggcaaggaaagggaaggaaaagaaagggagaggaaagaggagggaataacgataacaatgataatgataataatgataacgataacgatgatattaatggtgattatgatgataataacctcgacaaaaacaactataataattattatcatcattattatcattattactattattattatcattattattattattatcaatattattattatcattatttttttcattagtactatttttgttgttgttaatataataatgataatgataatgacgacaattataataatagcattgttagtaacaataataataataatgataataatgatgctaatgataacaataataattattaataataaatataataataatgattttgataatgataatgatggtaagagtaataatgataatcatacaacaatagtaaaaatgataatgataataataataatgatgataataataataattacaacaaaaagaacaacacaatgacgataatgataatatcattatgatgataatgattataataattataataatgataatgataattatagaataataataatgataataataacaatgataataataataataataataataataataataataataataataataataataataatgacagtaattgttataataatgatgataaggaaaatgctaaataatatgataacgatatgatattaatgataataaagacaaccacaacagcaataatagtaatgataataatgataaagataatcattatcatcataatcataataacgacaataaataataataatatccataatgatgataagaagaatgatattactattactattatcatcaaaattgcctttattattatcattacgaacagtatcataattatgctcattatatttacaataatgataataataacgatagcgataataatgataatgttaataataataatattaaaaggataaagattattgttattattattacttgtgttattattattattattattattattatcatcatcattattattattatcattattattattatacttattactatcaatcattattatcattatcaatgtcattatcattattgctattgttattaatattattgttagtagtagtagtagtagtagtagtagtagcagtattagtatcaccattctcattatgatgttttttattattatcattatcgttattatttaattataacaatgataagaataagaataacaacaacagtatcaaTATTTGTAACATCGCCATCGTAATTATAActtgaagaaaaagtagaaggaaaaTTGTCccagtcaccatcaccatcaccatcaccatcaccatcactgttaATGCAactttaatgatgatattagccaGCGGTGCAGAAGGTTGCTTTTCCCTTAATCCAGCTTCTGCCGCAACCACGCTGGGTTCACGGAGCAGGGTTCCAGGGAACCGGTTCTGCGATAGAAAGCTGTGGTTGTTCTACGAAGTCGAGCTGTCACTCGGCCAGTGTTgcaggggaagggtagggggagaggagaggagggttggaaggggagcgggagaggagtgaagggtggggaaggggggagggagaggagtgtagggaagggggagtgggagaggagaagagggtggggaaggggggagggagaggagaggagggaggggaggggaagggggagagggagaggagagaagggatgggaaggtggggcgagggggagagggagaggagaggagaggagaggaggaaaggggtagcgggagagaagaggagaggagggaagggggagcgggagaggagaggagaggagggtgaggattgGGGagcggaagagaagaagagggcaaggaagggggagcgagagaggagaggaaaggaggggaaggggggagcgggagaggagaggagaggagggtgggaaggggaagagttaTTGTGCTTTTAATTTTCTGCGTTTTCGTGGCTAATTCGATGTCTTTTGAATTATTCGAACGAAGATGAACCGTGAGGGTTGTGATTTCGTACCATTTTTTATGATGTGTTATATTTTCTAAACTTAGAAACTGTGAAAGTTGACGAGTACACAAAGAAAGTGTCAGGAAGAAACTctgtgagaaaaaagaagaaaagaaacctgAGAAAAAGGAAGTGTCTCTTCTTTTAAAAGCGGTTAAGGTTTCTATCGACATAGAGAACATAAAGCTTTAAATTCGCACTTGAATTCAAGCAAAGCATGACTCGTTCCCCACTTCACTCTCCCGCCAAATATCACACTAGAAAAGCATCCCTCTTTAAAACTGAAGAACCTGTCACAGAAGGTCACTCAGGAGCAGTGTGACCTCTGCACGCTAAGGTCACAGTGAACCTGATTGGTGAGAGCGGGTCGGAGGCGAAGGCCAACTCCCGCCTTCGGAGGGACTTCAAGGAGCGCGGGGAAATACACTCATAGGATAAACAGGTtgaattttatacacacacacacacacacatatatatatatatatatatatatatatataattatgtatataataatatatatataatcatatatttatatatatacatatatatcatatattatatatatatatatatatatatatatatatatatatatgtatatatataatattatatatatatatatatatattatatatatatatataaaatataaatatatatatatatatatactgtatatatatacatatacatatatatataattatataatatatatatatatatatatatatattatatatataatatatgtgtgatgtatgttgatatatactatatatatatatatatatatatatatatatatatatatatgtatgtatgtatgtatgtatatgtatatatatgcacacacacacacacacacacacacacacacacacacacacacacacacacacacacatacacacacacacacacgcatacacacacagatatatatatatatatatatatatatatatatatatatatatatatatatatatatatgtattctcattcataccttttatatgtatgtatttatgtatgtatgtatgtatgtatgtatgtatgtatgtatgtatgtatgtgtgtgtgtatgtatgtatgcatgtatgtatgtatgtatgcatgtatgtatgtatgcatgtgtgtgtgtgtgtgtatgcatgtgtgtgtgtgcgtgtgtttatacatagaAACCACATCTGTTTTTGTATCACgtggaggagggaaagtgagCCCGGGCACCAAGGCATGCGAGAAACAGGAGAAAGTGACCCGGGCACTGCGGAGGTTTACAACCGAGGGCCTAGAACGGCACTGTCGCAGTGGCACTTCTCATTCACAGGTGTTCCAGCCTAGTCTTTACAAATCGCAAATTTcagatactaataaaaaattcgACATCGTCGCCTTGGacgatataatttattatatgccTGTTTAAGCATTATCAGTTCCGTTTTTGCACCGATTATAACACTGATGCTAATCAATGCACATTAGTGGATACTCCCAACGGTGCCaaagaatagataagataaaagcaGAAGAACGTAAGGCGTGATTCCCTCCTGGCCGCAAAGAACCCGAATAAGGAAGCCTCCGCAAGTGAAGGACCTAGACGAGGAAGCCTCCGCAAGTGAAGGACCTAGACGAGGAAGCCTCCGCAAGTGAAGGACCTAGACGAGGAAGCCTCCGCAAGTGAAGGACCTAGACGAGGAAGCCTCCGCAAGTGAAGGACCTAGACGAGGAAGCCTCCGCAAGTGAAGGACCTAGACGAGGAAGCCACTGAATTCTTTCTGAATCTCGTCGATTtgtattttcgtaaaaaaaatgaaaacgtttAGACACGTTTGCTCCACACCtagtaaatagaaatagaaataggaaatGTTCACAAAAGAACTGGTGAAAATAACAGagtgtgaaagttttttttttttataagtaaaatatgtttttatattcggCAGTGTTGTGGGAATTGCCTTGATTTATCTAGGATATGTTTACATGACTGAAATAATTGtgattcttatttcttttacagtttacactgaaaaaataaattttcttgatTTAACACACTGAGAAATCAATGTCCTTTCTCTTGGATATGCTTAGAGGAGTAAAGTAATAGTACTTTTTTGAGTTTCGTTTTGTCAAAGTttacaaatataacaatattttccATTTAGTTTTATGCAAAATTATGCCTAATATCAaccggaaaaaaatattttagtttttattttattttctataaacaGTATTCTACAGATTTAAAGAGTAGACATTAATCAGCTTATTTAATGATTTGACAGGATTATTCTCTCCCAATCTAAGGaaaggtgctctctctctctctctctctccctctctctctctctctctctctctctcctctctctctctctctctctctctctctctctctctctctctctctctctctctctctctctctctctctctctctcttcctctctctctctctctcttcctctctctctctctctcttctctctctctctctctctttctccctctctctctctctctctctctctctctttctctattcttttcttcgcagcgatctttttcttccttcctttctttcgtaaAACCTCTTCTTCTCTTTGAACATCTCTCATCGTGCGTCTGTTGATgacacttgcttgcttgcttgcttgcttgcttgtgcgtgcgtgcgtgcgtgggcggcGCGCGGAGGCGTCTCTCGCTCGCCGCTCGGCCGTCGCGCTCGGGTCGGCCTTCGAtgtgttgtttctctttcttctcttttcttgctctgggttttctgtattttttccttttctctcttttctgttttttccttttccttttctttccttttcttttccttttctttccttttcttttccttttctttccttttcttttccttttctttccttttcttttccttttctttccttttcttttccttttctttccttttcttttccttttctttccttttctttgtgttttttattttattttctttgcgttttcctttcctttttttctttgcttttcttttcgtttttcaattcttttcgctttctttccttttctttcgttttctttccttttctttattatcattattattattattattattattatcatcatcatcatcatcatcatcatcatcatcatcatcatcatcatcatcatcatcatcatcattattatcattattatcattatcattgtacttatcattatgattatcatcaccatcgttgttattattattattattattattattattattattattattattattattattatcattgttattattattattactatttctattaccattattattgttgttgttgttgttgttattattattattattattattattattattattattattattattgaatagcaaaacactcttccgtgttgatacaatggaagaaaaaaaaacacaatacaaaaactagatttattgaaaatgagactacagtttcgaaatccacctggattccatcttcaggtcattattattattattattattattattattattattattattattattatcattattattatcattattattattattattattattattattattattattattattattattattattatcattattatcacccttattaaccttatcatcatcatcagcagcagcatcatcatcatcattattattattattattactattattattattattattattattattattgttgttttgttgttgttgttgttgttgttgttgtttttattactattattattattattatcattattattatcattattattattgttgttgttgctgttgttgttgttattattattattattactatcattattattatcaatatttctattgttattattatcattactagtactactactactactattattattattactgtaattattattattattattattattattattgttattattattattattattattattattattattattattattattattattactattattattattattatcatcatcatcatcatcaatatttctattgtccttattattagcattactataatataataataatagtaataatgataataaaaaaagcaataataataataacaataataataataataataataataataataataataataataataataataataataataataatgataataataatatttgttattatcatcatcatcatcatcatcatcatcatcatcatcatcatcatcattattattattattattattattatcattattgttattattattattattattatcattatcattattattattattattattattattattattattattattattattattattattattattatgattattattgtcattactattattattattattgttattgttgttgttgttgttgtttttgttgttgttattactatcattaatattattattgttattattaataataataacaataataataataataataatattaatattattttttatttatttttttattattattattattattattattattactatcattattattgtcaatatttctattgttattattatcattactagtactactactactattattattattattattattgtaattattattattattattattattattattattattattattatcattattatcattattattactattatcattattattaatattattatcattattatcattattattattattatcattattatcattattatccgtggaaaggaactggggaccctaccacgtactcactccaagagcatcacaacatgaaaactacaattaagtatcatgctgtgaccacggcggctcagacatgaacctactgttaaaagaagatcattattattgttattattgttattattattattattattattattattattattatcattatcattattattattattattattattattattattattataattatcatcgttattatcatcatttttattgttattattattattattattattattattattattattattattgttattattattatcattattattatcattatcattatcattattactatcgttatcatcatcatattgatcatcttcattactactatcattattattatcatcatcatttctactactactactactactttattattatcattattatcgttgttattttcatttcatattttatttttattattaccatcatgatattgttataattttattattcaaatcatCTGGCTCTTAACATTTgagtttacatatattttacgtcATCATGACTTACattctatatttcttattatttctattgataaTTTGCAGCCTTCATTACTAGTTCATAGTTATTAGGATGGCATCTTTGACATCTGTGTTTAAAGCATACAAGCTGTCACTTGCCTCAGTCTTATACATAACTGTCGATCCAATCCTGATCAAAATCTGCGTTGTTTGAGAGCGTGTACAAGATTTTTCCTTTGGAATGTCTTACGTAGAAAAGGAAAGTGCGTATGTCATTGCGATGTGTCCGATTATGATTTAACAAGTGAGATGTTCCAGCCATCTTCATTCTCAATCTCACTTTCATTGCTAAGATCATTTCGTTACGTGCACGTTCATATGTCGTcctttatgtagatatatatgcatgtttttatgtGTGACTGTGAGAAATTACCTGACCTTGCTGATGAATTTACCTGCTAGTTAATGACCTGGTAATTAAATTGTCAGTGAAGCTTCAGTAAAGAAAGTTAGAGTTCATTTCACTACAAGCTTAGTATCACTCAACAGTGGTTAATCCGCTTT
The genomic region above belongs to Penaeus monodon isolate SGIC_2016 chromosome 16, NSTDA_Pmon_1, whole genome shotgun sequence and contains:
- the LOC119582680 gene encoding uncharacterized protein LOC119582680, yielding MNHKHHTRTTMLRRRMWLPNRNPNQSTKQSESQNYDYYEYDHYADVDYTEGVDQRFSGSNAHVIFAVPVTEYIPEDTTQINLDEEATEEVIEQATEFFPTTEDFAEEADTEVTTEYTAPTEDDSMMKETMDELILERSTTPLVDENTTLNPFESDSDAVTTVPTTELGTLDLGTTTTSRPASLRPLHTRLQEVAKKAVHPTDKKDTRSPKILSESTIREVHASDPVICFRDNRCFRTRGLRRRRAARRSASGPALPLSP
- the LOC119583003 gene encoding LOW QUALITY PROTEIN: probable cyclin-dependent serine/threonine-protein kinase DDB_G0292550 (The sequence of the model RefSeq protein was modified relative to this genomic sequence to represent the inferred CDS: inserted 1 base in 1 codon; substituted 1 base at 1 genomic stop codon) — protein: DNNNNNNNNNNNNNNYNNNNNNNSSSSTSNDNNNNRNIDNNNDSNNNNNNNNNKKINKKXYINNNNNNINDSNNNNKNNNNNNNNNNNNNSNDNNNHNNNNNNNNNNNNNNNNNNNNNDNDNNNNNNNNNDNNNNNNNNNNNNNSNNNNNNNNNNNNNNNNNNNNNNNNNNNNYSNNNNSSSSSTSNDNNNNRNIDNNNDSNNNNNNNNNSNNNNNNNDNNNDNNNNNSNXKQQQQQQQQQNNNNNNNNNNNNNNGNRNSNNNNNNDNNNNNNNNNNNNNNNNNNNDGDDNHNDNNKYNNNNDNNNNDDDNNNNNNNNNTNDDNDDKNNSNNNNNDNNNNNNNNNINSNSNNDNNNNDNNNNDNNNNNNNNNNNNNKNNSNNNNSNDDDDNNNNNNNNNNNNNNNDDDNNNYYFHIDDTNNNDNNNNNNKNNYNNNNNNNNNNNNNINDHNNNNNNNNNNNDNNNNDNNNNNNSNDNNDNNNDHNNNNNNNNDNNSVTEEGEKGSYSV